The Candidatus Omnitrophota bacterium genome has a window encoding:
- the ilvN gene encoding acetolactate synthase small subunit: MKHTISVLVENRPGVLARISGLFSARGFNIDSLAVGETEDPTVSRMTLVVDAKDERILEQIIKQLRKLIDTISVIDLTKKNFIHRELALVKISFNKEDKVKITSLVHKYKAELLEIREDLAIVEICAESEKVKSFLEELKVFGIKELMRTGRVAMAK; this comes from the coding sequence ATGAAACATACTATATCGGTTTTAGTAGAGAACAGACCAGGAGTTTTAGCAAGGATTTCCGGTCTTTTTAGTGCTCGGGGATTTAATATCGATTCTTTAGCTGTTGGAGAGACCGAAGACCCGACGGTTTCTCGAATGACCCTCGTGGTAGATGCAAAGGATGAAAGAATATTAGAGCAAATAATAAAACAACTGCGTAAACTCATTGATACTATTTCGGTAATTGACCTTACCAAGAAGAATTTTATTCACCGTGAGCTTGCCTTAGTGAAGATAAGTTTTAATAAAGAGGATAAAGTCAAAATTACTTCTCTGGTGCATAAATATAAAGCCGAACTTTTAGAGATTCGCGAAGATTTGGCTATTGTGGAAATATGCGCGGAATCAGAAAAAGTAAAAAGTTTTTTGGAAGAGTTAAAAGTATTTGGAATAAAAGAATTGATGCGCACCGGAAGAGTGGCAATGGCAAAGTAG
- the ilvC gene encoding ketol-acid reductoisomerase: protein MAKIYYDQDADLEILKDKTIAIIGYGIQGRGQALCLRDSGCKVVVSELEGTPNFEQAKKDGFEPVSAFEAAKQAEIIQILTQDHVQAKVYKEAIRPHLKKGKALCFSHGFNIRFKQIKPPKKIDVFMVAPKGPGALVRKMYEEGKGVPSLVAVYQDASGCALKLALAYAKAIGATKAGVIETTFAEETETDLFGEQTVLCGGVTALITAGFDVLVEAGYQPEIAYFEVLHELKLITDLIQEYGISGMRRRVSNTACYGDLTRGPKIITEKTRKLMRRILKDIKSGKFAREWIKENEIGRPLFNKLLEEADKHRIEEVGKVLREMMPWMKK from the coding sequence ATGGCTAAGATTTATTATGACCAAGATGCGGATTTAGAGATTTTAAAAGATAAAACGATTGCCATTATTGGATATGGGATTCAAGGAAGAGGTCAGGCGCTCTGTTTAAGAGATTCCGGATGCAAAGTAGTGGTTTCCGAATTAGAAGGAACTCCAAATTTTGAACAAGCAAAGAAAGACGGTTTTGAACCAGTTTCGGCCTTTGAAGCAGCAAAACAAGCAGAGATTATCCAGATTTTAACTCAAGACCATGTGCAAGCAAAGGTATATAAAGAAGCCATTCGTCCTCATTTAAAAAAAGGTAAAGCCCTCTGTTTTTCTCACGGTTTTAATATTCGTTTTAAACAGATAAAGCCACCCAAAAAGATAGATGTCTTTATGGTTGCTCCTAAAGGGCCGGGTGCTTTGGTAAGAAAGATGTATGAAGAAGGTAAAGGAGTGCCTTCATTAGTGGCAGTATACCAAGATGCAAGCGGATGTGCTTTAAAACTTGCTTTAGCTTATGCTAAAGCAATTGGTGCTACAAAAGCAGGAGTGATTGAGACTACCTTTGCTGAAGAGACTGAAACCGATTTATTTGGAGAGCAAACTGTTCTCTGTGGAGGAGTTACCGCTCTTATTACTGCCGGGTTTGATGTTTTAGTAGAGGCAGGATATCAACCCGAAATTGCCTATTTTGAAGTTTTACATGAGCTGAAGCTTATTACGGACTTAATTCAAGAGTACGGAATTTCAGGAATGCGGAGAAGAGTTTCTAATACTGCTTGCTATGGAGACCTTACCCGTGGTCCAAAGATTATCACAGAAAAGACACGCAAATTGATGCGTAGGATACTCAAAGATATTAAATCCGGTAAATTTGCTCGGGAATGGATAAAGGAAAATGAAATAGGTAGACCTCTTTTTAATAAACTTCTGGAAGAAGCAGATAAACATCGCATTGAAGAAGTAGGTAAAGTCTTGCGGGAAATGATGCCTTGGATGAAAAAGTAA
- the ilvB gene encoding biosynthetic-type acetolactate synthase large subunit, whose amino-acid sequence MKLTGAKILAESLRKEGVEVMFGYPGGSVLPIFDVLYDSPLRFILTRHEQGAAHAADGYARATGKVGVCIATSGPGATNLTTGIANAYMDSIPIVAITGQVKTFLIGNDAFQEADVTGITRPITKYNYLVKDVKDLALVVREAFYIASTGRPGPVLIDLPVDVQLQETEFIWPQEVNIRGYKPTYFGHLGQIKKLAKAITEAKKPIFYIGGGVISSGASRELKSLAESLKIPVASTLMGLGGFPGTHELFLGMLGMHGTVYANLAIQNADLVISVGARFDDRVTGKVDAFAPYAKIVHIDIDPASISKNVKVDIPIVGDAKNVLGQLQGEIKEFPDTANWLKQINEWRLNNPLRYKDDGKLKPQYVVEQIYEATKGEAIITTEVGQNQMWAAQWYKYNKPRTFISSGGLGTMGFGFPAAMGAKVGCPEKQVFDIAGDGSIQMNIQELATCVCNHINVKVAILNNGYLGMVRQWQELFYKRRYSHTCLNNPDFVKLAESYGAVGIRVTKKEEVRPAIEKALSIDNTVFIDFQVEPEENVFPMVPAGEAIDRMIGGMA is encoded by the coding sequence ATGAAACTTACGGGAGCAAAAATTTTAGCAGAGAGTTTACGCAAGGAAGGCGTAGAAGTGATGTTTGGTTATCCTGGGGGGTCAGTTTTGCCCATTTTTGATGTGCTTTATGATTCTCCCCTAAGATTTATTTTGACGCGTCACGAACAAGGGGCAGCGCACGCTGCCGATGGTTATGCCCGAGCTACAGGAAAGGTAGGAGTTTGTATTGCTACCTCTGGTCCGGGAGCCACTAATCTTACCACGGGCATTGCTAATGCCTATATGGATTCTATTCCCATTGTGGCTATCACCGGACAGGTAAAAACATTTTTGATTGGTAATGATGCTTTCCAGGAAGCAGATGTTACAGGAATAACCCGTCCGATTACTAAATACAATTATTTGGTAAAAGACGTTAAAGACCTTGCTCTTGTTGTGAGAGAGGCTTTTTATATTGCTTCTACAGGAAGACCTGGTCCGGTTTTAATTGACCTGCCCGTGGATGTGCAATTGCAAGAAACGGAATTCATCTGGCCCCAGGAGGTTAATATTCGGGGATACAAACCTACTTACTTTGGGCATTTGGGGCAGATTAAGAAATTAGCTAAGGCAATCACTGAAGCCAAAAAACCCATTTTTTACATTGGAGGAGGGGTGATTTCTTCAGGAGCGAGTCGAGAGTTAAAATCACTTGCGGAAAGCCTCAAAATTCCCGTGGCTTCAACTTTAATGGGACTGGGTGGTTTTCCGGGAACACATGAACTCTTTTTAGGGATGTTAGGTATGCACGGCACGGTTTACGCTAATTTAGCAATTCAGAATGCGGATTTGGTTATTTCAGTGGGGGCGCGTTTTGATGACCGTGTTACGGGAAAAGTGGATGCTTTTGCACCTTATGCAAAAATTGTGCATATTGATATAGACCCCGCTTCTATCAGTAAGAATGTTAAAGTAGATATTCCTATTGTGGGAGATGCGAAGAATGTTTTGGGGCAATTGCAAGGAGAAATTAAAGAATTTCCTGATACGGCTAATTGGCTTAAACAGATTAATGAATGGAGGTTGAACAACCCTTTAAGATATAAAGATGATGGGAAGCTCAAACCTCAGTATGTAGTGGAGCAGATTTATGAAGCAACAAAAGGCGAGGCAATTATTACTACGGAAGTAGGACAAAACCAGATGTGGGCAGCCCAGTGGTATAAGTATAATAAACCGCGCACATTTATTTCTAGTGGTGGGTTGGGGACGATGGGGTTTGGTTTTCCTGCGGCAATGGGTGCAAAAGTTGGCTGTCCTGAGAAACAAGTTTTCGATATTGCAGGAGACGGCTCAATTCAGATGAATATTCAGGAATTGGCTACCTGTGTCTGTAATCATATAAATGTCAAAGTGGCAATTCTTAATAATGGTTATTTAGGAATGGTAAGACAGTGGCAGGAATTATTTTACAAAAGACGTTATTCTCACACCTGCCTTAATAATCCCGATTTTGTGAAATTGGCAGAGAGTTATGGAGCGGTGGGGATACGTGTGACCAAAAAAGAGGAAGTCCGTCCGGCAATCGAGAAGGCACTTTCTATAGACAATACTGTATTTATCGATTTCCAGGTTGAGCCAGAAGAGAATGTTTTTCCCATGGTTCCCGCTGGAGAGGCGATTGATAGAATGATTGGCGGAATGGCGTGA